In Pseudomonas rhizosphaerae, one DNA window encodes the following:
- a CDS encoding DUF1127 domain-containing protein, translating to MNGLSDVRLLLRNEELLEEPKVRSRARCASADLGRWALMLHHLRTRPALLELDKDQLRDIGLDAQQARREGMKPFWRL from the coding sequence ATGAACGGCTTGAGCGATGTACGTCTGCTGCTGCGCAACGAAGAACTGCTGGAAGAGCCGAAGGTGCGCTCCCGTGCCCGGTGCGCCTCAGCGGATTTGGGGCGATGGGCGCTGATGCTGCATCACTTGCGCACACGGCCCGCTTTGCTCGAACTGGACAAGGACCAGCTGCGCGACATCGGTCTGGATGCGCAGCAGGCGCGCCGCGAGGGCATGAAGCCGTTCTGGCGCCTGTAG
- a CDS encoding NAD(P)/FAD-dependent oxidoreductase, translating to MNARAEHAASYYAASLHRQPVYPPLLGEVSVDVCVVGGGFSGLNTAIELAQRGFSVALLEAHQIGWGASGRNGGQLIRGVGHDLEQFRKTIGDEGVRDLTLMGLEAVEIVRQRVDQHRIECDLTWGYCDLANKPAQLQGFVEDAEALRSLGYRHELQVIEAQDMHSVVGSNRYHGGLVDMGSGHLHPLNLALGEAEVARQLGVQVFEHSRVTRIEYGPQVRVHTAQGQVRARFLVLGCNAYLNDLNPQLSGKVLPAGSYIIATEPLNPEQARQLLPRNMAVCDQRVTVDYYRLSADRRLLFGGACHYSGRDPKDIAEYMRPKMLDVFPQLANVRIDYQWGGMIGIGANRLPQIGRLKEQPNVFYAQAYSGHGLNVTHLAGKLLGEAISGQASRGFDLFAKVPHMTFPGGRHLRSPLLALGMLWHRFKELG from the coding sequence ATGAACGCTCGCGCCGAGCACGCCGCCTCGTACTACGCCGCCAGTCTGCATCGGCAGCCGGTATACCCGCCCCTGCTGGGTGAGGTCAGCGTCGACGTCTGCGTGGTAGGCGGCGGTTTCTCCGGGCTGAACACGGCGATCGAACTGGCCCAGCGCGGTTTCAGCGTGGCCCTGCTCGAGGCCCACCAGATTGGCTGGGGCGCCAGTGGGCGCAACGGCGGGCAATTGATTCGCGGCGTCGGCCATGATCTGGAGCAGTTTCGCAAGACCATCGGCGACGAGGGTGTGCGCGACCTGACCCTGATGGGGCTGGAAGCAGTCGAGATCGTCCGTCAGAGGGTCGACCAGCACCGTATCGAGTGCGACCTGACCTGGGGCTACTGCGACCTGGCCAACAAGCCGGCCCAGCTGCAGGGGTTCGTCGAAGACGCCGAAGCCCTGCGCAGCCTTGGCTACCGGCACGAACTGCAAGTGATCGAGGCGCAGGACATGCACAGCGTGGTCGGCTCGAATCGCTACCACGGCGGCCTGGTCGACATGGGCTCCGGCCACCTGCATCCGCTCAACCTGGCCCTGGGTGAGGCCGAAGTGGCCCGGCAGTTGGGTGTGCAGGTCTTCGAGCACTCGCGGGTGACGCGTATCGAATATGGCCCGCAAGTGCGCGTGCACACCGCTCAAGGCCAGGTGCGGGCACGCTTCCTGGTGCTGGGCTGCAACGCCTACCTGAACGATCTCAACCCGCAGTTGAGTGGCAAGGTGCTGCCGGCCGGCAGCTACATCATCGCCACCGAGCCGCTGAACCCCGAACAGGCGCGGCAGCTGCTGCCCCGCAACATGGCGGTGTGCGACCAGCGTGTAACGGTGGACTACTACCGACTGTCCGCCGACCGGCGCCTGTTGTTCGGCGGCGCCTGTCACTATTCGGGGCGCGATCCCAAGGACATCGCCGAATACATGCGGCCCAAGATGCTCGACGTGTTCCCGCAGCTGGCGAATGTGCGCATCGACTATCAATGGGGCGGCATGATTGGCATCGGTGCCAACCGTCTGCCGCAGATCGGCAGGCTCAAGGAGCAGCCCAACGTGTTCTATGCCCAGGCCTATTCCGGGCACGGGCTGAACGTGACGCACCTGGCCGGCAAGCTGCTCGGCGAAGCCATCAGCGGCCAGGCCAGCCGTGGCTTCGACCTGTTCGCCAAGGTGCCGCACATGACCTTTCCCGGCGGCCGCCACCTGCGCTCGCCCCTGCTGGCGCTGGGCATGCTCTGGCACCGGTTCAAGGAACTGGGCTAG
- a CDS encoding YkgJ family cysteine cluster protein, whose translation MSCNSHKLRFLREQIPSFECVPGCHDCCGPVTTSSEEMARLPRKTAAEQEAALARFDCVHLGPQGCTVYEERPLICRLFGTTPTLPCPNGRRPVELIDPAVEHQVHKLIASTRQVLV comes from the coding sequence ATGAGCTGCAACAGCCACAAGCTTCGCTTCCTGCGCGAGCAGATCCCTTCGTTCGAATGCGTGCCGGGATGCCATGACTGCTGCGGGCCGGTGACCACTTCGTCCGAGGAAATGGCCCGCCTGCCGCGCAAGACGGCTGCCGAACAGGAGGCCGCGCTGGCGCGTTTCGACTGTGTGCATCTAGGGCCGCAGGGGTGCACGGTGTATGAAGAGCGTCCGCTGATCTGCCGACTGTTCGGAACCACGCCGACCCTGCCGTGCCCCAACGGACGGCGTCCGGTGGAGTTGATCGACCCTGCCGTGGAGCATCAGGTGCACAAGCTGATCGCCAGTACCCGCCAGGTGCTGGTTTGA
- a CDS encoding Lrp/AsnC ligand binding domain-containing protein, giving the protein MRTQHQSKRELDKIDRNILRILQADGRMSFTELGEKVGLSTTPCTERVRRLEREGIIMGYYARLNPQHLRGSLLVFVEISLDYKSGDTFEEFRRAVLKLPHVLECHLVSGDFDYLVKARISEMASYRKLLGDILLKLPHVRESKSYIVMEEVKESLNLPVPD; this is encoded by the coding sequence GTGCGTACCCAGCATCAGAGCAAACGCGAACTCGACAAGATCGACCGCAACATCCTGCGCATATTGCAGGCCGACGGGCGCATGTCGTTCACCGAGCTGGGCGAGAAGGTCGGCCTGTCGACCACACCCTGCACCGAACGGGTCCGCCGCCTGGAACGCGAAGGCATCATCATGGGCTATTACGCCCGGCTCAATCCGCAACACTTGCGCGGCAGCCTGCTGGTGTTCGTCGAGATCAGCCTGGACTACAAGTCGGGCGACACCTTCGAGGAATTTCGCCGCGCGGTCCTCAAGCTGCCCCACGTGCTGGAGTGCCACCTGGTGTCGGGCGACTTCGACTATCTGGTCAAGGCCCGCATTTCCGAGATGGCCTCCTACCGCAAGCTGCTGGGCGACATCCTCCTGAAACTGCCCCATGTGCGCGAATCCAAGAGCTACATCGTCATGGAAGAGGTGAAGGAGAGCTTGAACCTGCCAGTGCCGGACTGA
- the dadA gene encoding D-amino acid dehydrogenase: MRVLVLGSGVIGTVSAYYLARQGMDVTVVDRQPAVAMETSFANAGQVSPGYASPWAAPGVPLKAIKWLLERHSPLAIKLTGDVDQYLWMAQMLRNCTASRYAVNKERMVRLSEYSRDCLDELRAETGIAYEGRTLGTTQLFRTQAQLDNAAKDIAVLEQSGVPYELLDREGIARVEPALASVTGILAGALRLPNDQTGDCQMFTTRLAQMARDLGVQFRFGQAIERLDFAGDRINGVWIDGKLETADRYVLALGSYSPQLLKPLGIKAPVYPLKGYSLTVPITNAAMAPTSTILDESYKVAITRFDNRIRVGGMAEIAGFDLSLNPRRRETLEMIVNDLYPQGGDLTQASFWTGLRPTTPDGTPIVGATPFKNLFLNTGHGTLGWTMACGSGRLLADLIARKKPQISAAGLDISRYGQPHETVRQGQSAPAHS, from the coding sequence ATGCGCGTTCTGGTACTCGGTAGTGGTGTGATCGGCACCGTCAGTGCCTATTATCTGGCTCGGCAAGGCATGGACGTGACCGTGGTCGATCGCCAGCCGGCCGTCGCCATGGAAACCAGCTTCGCCAATGCCGGGCAGGTGTCGCCGGGCTATGCCTCGCCCTGGGCCGCGCCGGGTGTGCCGCTCAAGGCGATCAAATGGCTGCTGGAGCGTCACTCCCCGCTGGCGATCAAGCTGACCGGCGATGTCGACCAGTACCTGTGGATGGCGCAGATGCTGCGCAACTGCACCGCCAGCCGTTATGCGGTGAACAAGGAGCGCATGGTGCGCCTGTCCGAGTACAGCCGCGACTGCCTCGACGAGCTGCGCGCCGAGACCGGCATCGCCTATGAAGGCCGGACCCTGGGCACCACCCAGCTGTTCCGCACCCAGGCGCAACTGGACAACGCGGCCAAGGACATCGCTGTGCTGGAGCAGTCCGGCGTGCCCTACGAGCTGCTCGACCGCGAAGGCATCGCCCGCGTCGAGCCGGCCCTGGCGTCGGTGACCGGCATTCTGGCCGGTGCCCTGCGCCTGCCCAACGACCAGACCGGCGACTGCCAGATGTTCACCACCCGCCTGGCGCAGATGGCCAGGGACCTGGGCGTGCAGTTCCGCTTCGGCCAGGCCATCGAACGTCTGGACTTCGCCGGCGATCGCATCAACGGTGTCTGGATCGACGGCAAGCTGGAAACCGCCGACCGCTACGTGCTGGCACTGGGCAGCTATTCGCCGCAGCTGCTCAAGCCATTGGGCATCAAGGCGCCGGTATACCCGCTCAAGGGCTACTCGCTGACCGTGCCGATCACCAATGCGGCGATGGCGCCAACCTCGACCATTCTCGACGAGAGCTACAAGGTGGCGATCACCCGTTTCGACAACCGCATCCGCGTCGGTGGCATGGCCGAGATCGCCGGTTTCGACCTGAGCCTGAATCCACGTCGTCGCGAAACCCTGGAAATGATCGTCAATGACCTCTACCCGCAGGGTGGTGATCTGACTCAGGCCAGCTTCTGGACCGGGTTGCGGCCGACCACCCCGGACGGCACGCCGATCGTCGGTGCCACGCCGTTCAAGAACTTGTTCCTCAATACCGGTCACGGTACTTTGGGCTGGACCATGGCATGCGGTTCGGGACGCTTGCTTGCCGACCTGATCGCGCGTAAAAAGCCGCAGATCAGCGCCGCCGGCCTGGACATATCGCGCTACGGACAGCCACACGAAACGGTCCGCCAGGGTCAGTCGGCGCCGGCGCATTCGTAA
- the alr gene encoding alanine racemase produces the protein MRPARAVIDLSALRHNYRLARQMSGAKALAVVKADAYGHGAVRCAQALEGEADGFAVACIEEALQLRAAGITAPVLLLEGFFEASELPLIVEHGLWCVVHSLWQLEAIEQARLSQPLQVWLKLDSGMHRVGLHPKDYQVAYQRLLASGKVAKIVLMSHFARADELDCPSSTEQLAVFDAARQGLSAEISLRNSPAVLGWPQIPSDWVRPGIMLYGATPFETDTAASAPLQPVMTLQSKVISVRELPAGEAVGYGARFVTQRPSRIGVVAMGYADGYPRLAPNGTPVLVDGVRTVLAGRVSMDMLNVDLTDVPQAGVGSTVELWGKQVLASDVAQTAGTIAYQIFCNLRRVPLQYV, from the coding sequence ATGCGTCCAGCCCGCGCCGTGATCGACCTCTCCGCCTTGCGCCACAACTATCGACTGGCACGCCAGATGAGTGGGGCGAAGGCGTTGGCCGTGGTCAAGGCCGATGCCTACGGGCACGGTGCAGTGCGTTGCGCCCAGGCGCTGGAAGGCGAGGCGGACGGGTTTGCCGTGGCCTGCATCGAGGAAGCCCTGCAGCTGCGTGCGGCGGGTATCACCGCGCCAGTGTTGCTGCTCGAAGGTTTTTTCGAAGCCAGCGAATTGCCGCTGATCGTCGAGCACGGCCTGTGGTGCGTGGTGCATTCGCTATGGCAGCTCGAGGCCATCGAGCAAGCGCGCTTGAGCCAACCGTTGCAGGTCTGGCTGAAGCTCGATTCGGGCATGCACCGCGTGGGTCTGCATCCCAAGGATTACCAGGTTGCCTATCAACGTCTGCTGGCCAGCGGCAAGGTGGCCAAGATCGTGCTGATGAGCCACTTCGCCCGCGCCGACGAGCTGGACTGCCCCAGCAGTACCGAGCAGCTGGCGGTGTTCGACGCCGCCCGCCAGGGGCTGAGCGCCGAGATCAGCCTGCGCAATTCCCCGGCCGTGCTTGGCTGGCCGCAGATCCCCAGCGACTGGGTGCGCCCCGGCATCATGCTGTACGGGGCCACGCCGTTTGAAACCGACACCGCCGCCAGTGCGCCGTTGCAGCCGGTGATGACCCTGCAATCCAAGGTCATCAGCGTCCGCGAACTGCCCGCCGGGGAGGCCGTGGGCTACGGCGCGCGCTTCGTCACCCAGCGGCCCAGCCGGATCGGTGTAGTGGCCATGGGTTATGCCGATGGTTACCCGCGCCTGGCGCCCAATGGCACGCCGGTGCTGGTCGACGGGGTACGTACCGTGCTGGCGGGGCGGGTGTCGATGGACATGCTCAATGTCGACTTGACCGACGTGCCCCAGGCGGGCGTCGGCAGTACGGTCGAGCTGTGGGGCAAGCAGGTGCTGGCCAGCGACGTCGCCCAGACGGCAGGCACCATCGCCTATCAGATCTTCTGCAACCTGCGCCGCGTGCCGTTGCAGTACGTCTAG
- a CDS encoding cupin domain-containing protein: MDVGERLQAIRKLKGLSQRELAKRAGVTNSTISMIEKNSVSPSISSLRKVLGGIPMSMVEFFSEELQAERPTQVVYKADELIDISDGAVTMKLVGKAHPSRAIAFLSEVYPPGADTGMEMLMHEGEETGILVEGRLELVVGQDTYVLEEGDSYYFESSKPHRFRNPFDRPARLISAATPANF; encoded by the coding sequence TTGGACGTCGGCGAACGACTGCAAGCCATTCGCAAACTCAAGGGTTTGTCCCAGCGTGAACTCGCCAAACGGGCGGGCGTCACCAACAGCACCATTTCCATGATCGAGAAGAACAGCGTCAGCCCCTCGATCAGCTCGCTGCGCAAGGTGCTGGGCGGGATTCCGATGTCCATGGTGGAGTTCTTTTCCGAAGAACTGCAGGCCGAGCGTCCTACCCAAGTCGTCTATAAAGCGGACGAGCTGATCGATATCTCCGACGGCGCGGTGACCATGAAACTGGTCGGCAAGGCCCATCCCAGCCGGGCCATCGCCTTTCTCAGCGAGGTCTATCCGCCCGGTGCCGACACGGGCATGGAAATGCTCATGCATGAAGGCGAGGAGACCGGCATCCTGGTGGAAGGGCGTCTGGAGCTGGTGGTTGGCCAGGACACCTACGTGCTCGAAGAGGGCGACAGCTACTATTTCGAAAGCAGCAAGCCCCATCGTTTTCGCAATCCGTTCGACAGGCCCGCCCGCTTGATCAGTGCCGCCACGCCGGCAAACTTCTGA
- a CDS encoding GNAT family N-acetyltransferase yields the protein MTLELRLAARTDAAAISRLLVANSAANGGTLYGDWSEAVVRTWIEIGTPIVVAIDGEQVKGVLFSAENADGAAAPVKAMFAACPAIDDAYAYGPICVDASMRGQGLPKALYTKLCDYMGERRGLLFINRSNVGSLKAHQKMGMDVVAQFQLGEQLFDVLQTPAG from the coding sequence ATGACGCTCGAACTTCGTCTTGCCGCCCGTACCGACGCCGCGGCGATCTCCCGCCTGCTGGTTGCCAACTCGGCCGCCAACGGCGGAACCCTGTATGGCGACTGGTCCGAGGCCGTGGTGCGCACGTGGATCGAAATAGGTACGCCCATCGTTGTCGCGATCGACGGCGAACAGGTAAAAGGCGTGCTGTTCAGCGCCGAAAATGCTGACGGAGCCGCTGCGCCCGTCAAGGCCATGTTCGCCGCCTGCCCCGCCATTGACGATGCCTACGCCTATGGCCCTATCTGCGTAGATGCCTCGATGCGCGGCCAGGGCCTGCCCAAGGCTCTCTACACAAAGCTGTGTGATTACATGGGGGAGCGCCGCGGACTGCTGTTCATCAACCGCAGCAACGTCGGCTCACTGAAGGCTCATCAAAAAATGGGCATGGACGTCGTCGCGCAATTCCAGCTCGGCGAACAGCTGTTCGACGTGCTGCAAACGCCTGCAGGCTGA